A stretch of the Arthrobacter sp. PAMC 25486 genome encodes the following:
- a CDS encoding DUF3040 domain-containing protein yields MPLSEHEQRLLDQLEQQLHEEDPKFAHALSAAPSRAMSTRNIVIGVLIGIAGLLVLLGGVATHLIVLGILGFLVMGAGVYVAISRPRFAAEAESVNKTGHGAGAKQKSGFMNGLEEKWEERRREQ; encoded by the coding sequence ATGCCCCTCTCTGAGCACGAGCAGAGGCTGCTGGATCAACTGGAGCAGCAGCTGCACGAAGAAGATCCCAAATTTGCCCACGCCCTGTCAGCAGCACCGTCGCGAGCAATGTCGACACGCAACATCGTCATTGGTGTGCTCATCGGCATCGCCGGACTGTTGGTCCTGTTGGGCGGTGTCGCAACCCACCTGATTGTCCTAGGCATCCTGGGCTTCCTTGTCATGGGTGCCGGCGTTTACGTGGCCATATCCCGGCCACGGTTTGCTGCCGAAGCAGAATCTGTGAACAAGACGGGCCACGGAGCCGGCGCCAAGCAAAAGAGCGGCTTCATGAACGGCCTGGAAGAAAAGTGGGAAGAGCGCCGACGCGAACAGTAG